The proteins below come from a single Gimesia alba genomic window:
- the recQ gene encoding DNA helicase RecQ, whose amino-acid sequence MMAKAGMDDALLDVLHEYWGYAEFRPLQQEAMTAVLEGRDSLVVLPTGGGKSLCYQAPALCMDGMAVVVSPLISLMKDQVDALRVCGISAAYLNSSLEQEESRQVMRDVRKGEIKLLYVAPERLMLEGMLSMLTEIKLAYIVIDEAHCVSMWGHDFRPHYHALQELKNIYPQCGIHAYTATATEQVRDDIAVQLALKEPDVLIGSFDRPNLTYSVARRSDRFAQVSEVLERHPNEPGIIYCISRADVESLSESLNNAGYETRPYHAGLPDEERASNQEAFIQDRVDVIVATIAFGMGIDKPNVRYVIHAGLPKSLENYQQESGRAGRDGLEAECVLLYSEQDAMIWKRILDDQPDESKATSFQSLQAMQNYCHSFDCRHRYLMRHFGQDLEQDCETGCDLCRGDFEQVDEAQEIGQKILSSIFRQDQNFGSTYTAAVLKGSKDKKVLANRHDELSTYGLLKQESLSTIRHWLNQLMAQGFLTKTAEYQQLRITDSGWQLLRGEVTPQLMRTSQDTKADKKRRTKNELADLNWKGVDQELFEELRSLRKQIAGDKGLQPYMVFGDATLRELARHKPQTLSQFLEIWGVGQKKCDDFGQQFLDCIASFNS is encoded by the coding sequence ATGATGGCTAAAGCAGGGATGGATGACGCTTTACTCGACGTACTGCACGAATACTGGGGATACGCGGAATTTCGTCCGCTCCAGCAGGAAGCGATGACCGCGGTCCTCGAAGGTCGAGATTCACTCGTCGTCCTTCCCACAGGCGGGGGAAAGTCGCTCTGTTATCAGGCCCCCGCACTCTGTATGGACGGCATGGCGGTCGTCGTCAGCCCGCTCATCTCCCTGATGAAAGACCAGGTCGATGCGCTTCGCGTCTGTGGCATTTCCGCGGCTTACCTGAATAGCTCGCTGGAGCAAGAAGAATCGCGCCAGGTCATGAGAGATGTCCGCAAAGGGGAAATCAAACTGCTCTACGTGGCTCCCGAACGTCTGATGCTGGAAGGCATGCTCAGCATGCTGACTGAAATCAAGTTGGCATACATTGTCATTGATGAGGCCCACTGTGTCAGTATGTGGGGTCACGATTTTCGCCCGCATTATCACGCGCTGCAGGAACTCAAAAACATTTATCCGCAATGTGGCATTCATGCTTATACCGCTACCGCTACCGAACAGGTCCGCGACGATATCGCAGTCCAACTGGCACTGAAAGAACCGGATGTCCTCATCGGTTCATTTGATCGCCCCAATCTGACGTACTCGGTAGCACGACGGTCAGATCGTTTCGCACAAGTGTCTGAAGTGTTGGAACGCCACCCAAATGAACCCGGCATCATCTATTGTATCTCGCGCGCAGACGTCGAATCACTGAGCGAATCGCTCAACAATGCCGGCTATGAAACGCGTCCTTATCATGCGGGGCTACCTGATGAAGAACGTGCCTCCAATCAGGAAGCCTTTATCCAGGACCGTGTTGACGTGATTGTCGCCACGATCGCGTTCGGCATGGGCATCGATAAACCCAACGTACGGTATGTCATTCATGCGGGCTTACCAAAGTCACTCGAAAATTATCAGCAGGAAAGCGGCAGAGCAGGGCGGGACGGCCTCGAAGCCGAGTGCGTCTTACTCTATTCCGAACAGGACGCGATGATCTGGAAACGCATTCTGGACGATCAACCCGATGAATCAAAGGCGACTTCGTTTCAATCACTGCAGGCGATGCAGAACTACTGCCACAGTTTTGACTGTCGTCACCGCTATCTGATGCGGCACTTCGGTCAGGACCTGGAACAGGATTGCGAAACCGGCTGTGATTTGTGTCGCGGCGATTTTGAACAAGTCGATGAGGCGCAGGAAATCGGTCAGAAAATCCTGTCTTCTATTTTCAGACAGGATCAGAACTTTGGCTCTACTTATACGGCCGCTGTGTTGAAAGGCTCGAAAGACAAGAAAGTACTCGCAAATCGACACGATGAGCTAAGCACGTACGGCCTGCTTAAACAGGAAAGCCTGTCTACCATTCGTCACTGGCTCAATCAATTGATGGCCCAGGGCTTCTTAACCAAAACCGCCGAGTATCAACAGCTACGCATCACCGACTCCGGCTGGCAGTTATTACGGGGCGAAGTCACACCTCAACTCATGCGCACGTCACAGGACACCAAAGCAGACAAGAAACGTCGCACGAAAAATGAATTGGCTGATCTGAACTGGAAGGGGGTGGACCAGGAGTTGTTCGAAGAATTACGCAGCCTGAGAAAACAGATCGCGGGCGACAAGGGCTTACAACCTTACATGGTGTTCGGTGATGCCACACTCCGCGAACTGGCCCGACACAAACCCCAGACACTATCCCAGTTCCTTGAAATCTGGGGGGTTGGACAGAAGAAATGCGATGATTTTGGACAGCAGTTTCTGGACTGTATCGCCAGCTTTAACAGCTGA
- a CDS encoding DUF1501 domain-containing protein, which yields MLSIWGPETKLCDRISRREILKIGGLGLGGLSLPQLLQAESASGKSKRHKAVIMIYMCGAPSHQDMYDLKMDAPSEIRGEFRPINTKVPGFQICEHMPRLGNIAEKIIPLRSVHGSPNGAHDSFICYTGRTTRNQPAGGWPSIGSVVSKLSGPADPAVPPFVGLAPNTGHPPYGSPGLPGFLGVSHSAFRPSGPSSKNMVLNGIDEARLNNRKQLLATFDQFKREADASGSMQGMDDMNQQVFNILTSNKLVNALDLSQEDPAIRERYGKGDPKNYGDGAPRNLEHFLMARRLVEAGARIVTLNFGRWDFHSNNFGGLKETHLPQFDQGLATLIEDLHERGMADDVAVVAWGEFGRTPKINKDGGRDHWPAVGGGLLAGGGFKTGQVIGATDRLGAQIANRPIHFGEVFATLYHHLGIDYNSAPMHDLAGRPQYLVDDYEPLHEVI from the coding sequence ATGCTGTCAATCTGGGGACCAGAAACGAAGCTCTGTGATCGCATTTCACGTCGGGAAATCCTGAAAATTGGCGGATTGGGTCTGGGAGGACTCAGCCTGCCCCAACTGCTGCAAGCAGAATCTGCATCCGGCAAAAGCAAACGCCATAAAGCTGTCATCATGATTTACATGTGCGGTGCTCCCTCGCATCAAGACATGTATGATCTCAAAATGGATGCTCCTTCAGAAATCCGGGGTGAGTTTCGTCCGATTAATACGAAAGTCCCCGGCTTTCAAATTTGCGAACATATGCCACGATTAGGCAACATCGCCGAGAAAATCATTCCACTCCGTTCGGTGCATGGTTCACCCAATGGTGCCCACGATTCCTTTATCTGTTACACAGGACGCACCACCCGCAATCAGCCCGCTGGTGGCTGGCCATCCATAGGGTCGGTTGTCTCTAAACTCTCTGGTCCCGCTGATCCTGCGGTACCTCCTTTTGTCGGCCTGGCTCCTAATACGGGGCATCCTCCTTACGGTTCTCCCGGTCTCCCCGGCTTTCTGGGAGTCAGCCATTCCGCATTCCGGCCCTCCGGACCTTCCAGTAAAAACATGGTGCTGAACGGCATCGACGAAGCCCGGCTCAATAACCGGAAACAGCTCCTGGCAACCTTCGATCAATTTAAACGCGAGGCAGACGCCAGCGGATCGATGCAGGGCATGGATGACATGAACCAGCAGGTCTTCAACATCCTGACTTCCAATAAACTGGTCAATGCCTTAGATCTTTCACAGGAAGATCCCGCCATCCGGGAACGCTATGGGAAAGGGGACCCCAAAAACTACGGAGATGGTGCTCCCCGTAACCTCGAACACTTTCTCATGGCTCGACGCCTGGTCGAAGCTGGTGCCCGCATCGTCACATTGAATTTCGGACGCTGGGATTTCCACAGTAACAATTTCGGCGGTTTGAAAGAAACACATCTTCCGCAATTCGATCAAGGCTTAGCCACACTGATCGAAGATCTGCACGAACGCGGCATGGCAGACGATGTTGCCGTTGTTGCCTGGGGAGAATTTGGTCGTACACCCAAAATCAATAAAGATGGCGGACGCGATCACTGGCCTGCAGTCGGCGGCGGCTTACTTGCCGGCGGTGGTTTCAAAACCGGTCAGGTCATCGGAGCAACAGACCGACTAGGCGCTCAGATTGCCAATCGACCGATTCATTTCGGTGAAGTTTTTGCCACGCTCTACCATCACCTGGGAATTGATTATAATTCCGCTCCCATGCACGATCTGGCGGGCCGTCCTCAGTATCTGGTCGATGACTACGAACCACTGCACGAAGTGATTTAG
- a CDS encoding SAM-dependent methyltransferase: MNPTKSDSTPKHAQPGGISDTESNVALSDIHTRLPDPQRTSGKATALDRWLMRTMLQKAGNPKVEVVLWDNTSITTSPTSPAVRLFIHQRSTLYKMLIDPSLAFGDGYSQGIVEVEGGLIAFNEAIDQCTHTADTKHFYRDGIRSCLGWLQRNTIDAARSNIHHHYDIGNDFYKLWLDQQLAYTCAYFSDPEMSLEAAQIAKMDHVCRKVGLKPGDTVVEAGCGWGALALHMAKFYGAKVRAFNISHEQIVYARERAQQEGLSDRVEFVEDDWRNITGSYDSFVSVGMLEHVGLKNYETLGKVIAGCQSPRGRGLIHSIGCNSPRMLDSWTTKRIFPGAHVPSLSQMMQIFEPQKFSILDVENIRLHYAMTLEHWLHRYEQNIDRVTEMFDEDFIRTWRLYLAASVAAFRAGSLQLFQVVFTNGGNNEIPWTRAGLYQAEPSQTVSES, encoded by the coding sequence GTGAATCCAACTAAGTCTGACTCCACACCCAAACATGCTCAACCGGGCGGAATTTCTGATACAGAAAGTAACGTTGCACTTTCTGATATTCATACGCGTTTACCAGACCCGCAACGTACATCTGGCAAAGCGACTGCTTTAGACCGATGGCTGATGCGAACCATGCTGCAGAAAGCGGGTAATCCAAAAGTCGAGGTGGTGTTATGGGATAACACCAGCATCACAACATCACCGACGTCCCCTGCTGTGCGACTCTTCATCCATCAACGCAGCACGCTGTATAAAATGTTGATTGATCCCAGTCTGGCTTTTGGCGATGGTTATTCTCAAGGAATCGTAGAAGTGGAAGGTGGATTGATTGCCTTCAATGAAGCCATCGATCAATGCACTCATACAGCCGATACCAAACACTTTTATCGCGATGGGATTCGGAGTTGCCTGGGTTGGTTACAGCGAAATACGATCGACGCGGCCCGCAGCAATATTCATCATCATTATGATATAGGAAATGATTTCTATAAACTCTGGCTGGATCAGCAATTGGCTTATACGTGTGCGTATTTTTCCGATCCGGAGATGTCGCTCGAAGCCGCGCAGATCGCCAAGATGGATCATGTTTGTCGGAAAGTCGGTTTGAAACCAGGTGATACGGTTGTTGAAGCCGGTTGTGGCTGGGGCGCGCTGGCGTTGCATATGGCCAAATTTTATGGTGCCAAGGTGCGAGCGTTCAACATTTCCCACGAACAAATTGTCTATGCCCGTGAACGTGCCCAACAGGAAGGATTGAGTGACCGCGTTGAATTCGTCGAAGATGACTGGCGAAATATCACCGGCAGTTATGATTCTTTCGTGTCGGTGGGGATGCTGGAACACGTCGGCCTGAAGAATTATGAAACGCTGGGTAAAGTCATCGCCGGTTGTCAAAGCCCCCGCGGTCGCGGCTTGATTCATTCCATTGGTTGTAACTCGCCGCGAATGCTGGATAGCTGGACCACCAAACGCATTTTTCCTGGCGCGCATGTTCCCAGTCTAAGTCAAATGATGCAGATTTTCGAACCCCAGAAATTTTCAATTCTGGATGTCGAAAATATCCGCCTGCACTATGCGATGACTCTGGAGCACTGGTTGCATCGCTATGAACAGAATATCGACCGGGTTACAGAAATGTTTGACGAGGATTTCATTCGAACCTGGCGCCTGTATCTGGCAGCGTCCGTTGCTGCCTTTCGAGCTGGTTCTTTGCAGTTATTTCAAGTGGTCTTCACAAACGGGGGGAATAACGAAATTCCCTGGACCCGTGCTGGCTTGTATCAGGCTGAGCCTTCACAGACAGTGAGTGAATCATGA
- a CDS encoding NAD(P)/FAD-dependent oxidoreductase — protein MTATESETCDVLIVGGGPGGSSCARGLRDSGLDVLIMDKATFPRDKVCAGWITPPVVDLLDLDLADYARDHALQPITRFRTGIIGGTTIETEYGKTVSYGIRRCEFDNYLLKRCGARTQLGTPLKTMECNENGWLINGSLQAKLVVGAGGHFCPVARELNQDHSSEKSVVLAQETEFELTPEQQSLCHVKPDTPELYFCRDLKGYGWCFYKDGYLNVGMGREGEKQLSAVRDEFTDYLDREGRVPKEILGKFKGHAYRLYGLQKRTIVDERVLLVGDAIGMASPQSGEGIRPAIETGFIAADVIRGCQQDYTKVRLAEYQDKLFQRFGEWSDHPEASLIPATLRQFLGRKLMSTQWFTRKVLLDRWFLQQHVSPLVHG, from the coding sequence ATGACCGCGACTGAGAGTGAGACGTGTGATGTACTGATTGTGGGGGGCGGTCCAGGCGGTTCATCCTGTGCCAGGGGGCTGCGTGATTCCGGTCTGGATGTGCTGATCATGGATAAGGCGACGTTCCCGCGGGATAAAGTCTGCGCGGGCTGGATCACTCCACCGGTTGTCGATTTGTTGGACTTGGATCTGGCAGATTATGCCCGGGATCATGCTCTGCAACCGATCACTCGTTTTCGAACCGGCATTATCGGCGGTACAACCATTGAAACTGAATACGGGAAGACGGTCAGTTATGGAATCCGTCGTTGTGAGTTTGATAACTACTTGCTCAAACGTTGTGGCGCCCGGACTCAATTGGGAACGCCTCTGAAAACGATGGAGTGCAATGAGAACGGCTGGCTGATTAATGGTTCCCTGCAGGCAAAGCTGGTCGTGGGAGCAGGCGGCCATTTTTGTCCGGTGGCCCGCGAATTGAACCAAGACCATTCGTCGGAAAAGTCCGTCGTCCTAGCACAGGAAACGGAATTTGAACTGACTCCTGAACAGCAGAGTCTCTGCCATGTGAAACCGGATACTCCGGAATTGTATTTCTGTCGCGACTTAAAAGGCTATGGCTGGTGTTTTTATAAAGACGGCTATTTAAATGTTGGAATGGGACGCGAAGGAGAAAAACAACTGTCGGCGGTCCGTGATGAGTTTACTGACTATCTGGATCGAGAGGGACGCGTGCCTAAGGAGATCCTCGGGAAGTTCAAAGGACACGCTTACCGTCTGTATGGTTTACAAAAACGGACGATTGTTGATGAGAGGGTCTTGCTGGTGGGGGATGCGATCGGCATGGCGTCGCCGCAAAGTGGAGAAGGCATTCGCCCTGCGATCGAAACAGGGTTCATTGCTGCAGATGTGATTCGTGGCTGCCAGCAGGATTATACGAAGGTTCGATTGGCCGAGTATCAGGACAAGCTGTTTCAGCGGTTTGGGGAATGGTCCGACCATCCGGAAGCAAGCCTTATTCCAGCGACCCTCCGTCAATTTCTGGGACGAAAATTAATGTCGACCCAATGGTTTACGCGCAAGGTGCTGCTGGATCGCTGGTTCTTACAACAGCATGTATCACCGCTGGTTCATGGTTGA
- a CDS encoding FAD-dependent oxidoreductase: MQRRRFLQQCGIFGSGIFSLPFLQALQSRPCYASSSGELKADVVIIGAGLGGCAAVLAACRNGARVILTEPTDWIGGQISQQAVPPDEHKWIESFGRTESYAKLRTLIRDYYKQHYPLTSKAQQIANLNPGNGSVSRICHEPKVGIAALQSMLAPLVSSGQLTLLLNTHPVSASQTGDRIETVTCQTLGSEKPVTLHATYFIDASEEGDLLPLTGTEYVLGAESQSETGEPHAPAQANPANIQALTHCFAIDHQEGEDHTIERPAMYDFWKDHVPPLTPAWSGKILSLYYSHPRTLKPKELSFVPCGKETAPPKTKSLNLWLYRRMIDRNNFTPGSYASDITVINWPQNDYMLGNITDVTPAEREQHLNAAKQLSLSLLYWLQIEAPRPDGKQGWKGLRLRKDIVGTEDGLAKYPYIRESRRIKAELTIKEQDLTYTERLKVMGKDHKPLLAQPFADSVGIGYYHLDLHPSTGGDNYIDMGSVPFQIPLGAMIPQRVENLIPACKNIGTTHISNGCYRLHPVEWSIGEAAGALCAHAISQKTTPRQIRNDQRQLQDFQTTLTKQGIELEWSKLS, from the coding sequence ATGCAACGACGACGATTTTTACAACAGTGTGGCATCTTTGGCTCAGGAATCTTTAGTCTTCCCTTTCTGCAGGCTCTGCAATCAAGACCATGCTATGCATCCAGCTCCGGTGAACTTAAAGCCGACGTGGTCATCATCGGTGCCGGTCTCGGAGGCTGTGCTGCCGTGTTAGCCGCTTGTCGCAATGGAGCCCGCGTGATTCTGACCGAGCCGACTGACTGGATCGGCGGTCAGATCTCACAACAAGCGGTCCCACCAGACGAACATAAGTGGATTGAATCATTCGGACGTACAGAATCGTATGCCAAACTGCGAACTCTGATTCGTGATTACTATAAACAACATTACCCTTTAACCAGCAAGGCTCAACAAATCGCAAATTTGAACCCCGGCAACGGCTCGGTCTCGCGCATCTGTCACGAACCCAAAGTCGGCATCGCGGCACTGCAATCGATGTTGGCGCCGCTAGTCAGCAGCGGTCAACTGACTCTACTCTTAAATACACATCCCGTCAGCGCCTCTCAGACGGGTGACCGAATTGAAACCGTGACCTGTCAGACACTTGGTTCGGAGAAACCGGTCACACTGCACGCTACCTACTTCATTGATGCCAGCGAAGAAGGGGACCTGCTGCCGTTAACTGGAACCGAATACGTTCTGGGTGCGGAATCACAGTCAGAAACCGGCGAACCACATGCACCTGCACAGGCCAACCCAGCCAACATCCAGGCGTTGACGCACTGTTTTGCCATTGATCATCAGGAAGGGGAAGACCACACAATCGAACGCCCCGCCATGTACGACTTCTGGAAAGATCATGTTCCCCCGTTAACGCCTGCCTGGTCGGGCAAAATTCTTTCACTCTATTATTCCCATCCCCGCACATTGAAACCCAAAGAACTTTCCTTCGTGCCCTGTGGCAAAGAGACTGCGCCTCCCAAAACCAAATCGTTGAATCTTTGGCTCTACCGCCGGATGATCGACCGCAACAACTTCACCCCCGGCTCCTATGCCAGTGATATCACCGTCATCAACTGGCCTCAGAATGACTATATGCTGGGCAACATCACTGATGTCACACCCGCCGAACGAGAGCAGCATCTTAACGCCGCCAAACAACTCAGCTTGTCGCTCCTTTATTGGCTGCAAATCGAAGCCCCCCGACCGGATGGCAAGCAGGGCTGGAAAGGGCTGCGTCTGCGCAAGGATATCGTTGGCACCGAAGACGGGCTGGCAAAGTATCCGTACATTCGCGAATCCCGCCGCATCAAAGCCGAGCTGACCATCAAAGAACAGGACCTGACCTACACCGAACGGCTCAAAGTCATGGGTAAGGATCATAAGCCACTACTCGCCCAACCGTTCGCTGATTCCGTCGGGATCGGCTATTACCATCTGGATCTGCATCCCAGCACGGGTGGCGACAATTACATCGATATGGGCAGTGTTCCGTTTCAGATTCCTCTCGGAGCGATGATTCCGCAGCGTGTCGAAAATCTGATCCCCGCTTGCAAGAATATCGGCACCACCCACATCTCAAACGGTTGTTATCGCCTGCATCCAGTCGAGTGGTCGATTGGTGAAGCAGCGGGTGCCTTATGTGCCCACGCAATTTCCCAAAAAACAACACCACGTCAAATTCGCAACGATCAGCGGCAGTTGCAGGATTTCCAGACCACACTCACAAAGCAGGGGATCGAACTGGAATGGTCCAAGCTGAGTTAG
- a CDS encoding alpha/beta hydrolase, with protein MQRRILAVLLTFTFLASASFAADKPKTPKPTHANVAYGPHDKTKLDFWEAKGKGPRPLLVYIHGGGWIGGDKGRVSSNIQAYLDKGISYASINYRLTGEASLPVPVHDAARAIQFIRSKAKEWNIDKKKIALTGGSAGACTSMWLLCHDDLADPKSKDPVARESTRVIAAAVGGGQTSIDPKVIEPWLGPNVLKHNMIHKAVGGKSMQDVMDNYEKHEALYKEFSPYNHLTADDPPLLMTYGNNMKLPSENASHGIHHPVYGVKMKEKADKVGTECHLLIPGVSKSKQYSNSNEFLMDKLLGKDS; from the coding sequence ATGCAGCGCCGAATCCTCGCCGTTCTACTGACGTTCACGTTTCTCGCTTCCGCGTCCTTCGCGGCTGACAAACCGAAAACTCCGAAACCAACACACGCGAATGTCGCCTATGGACCGCACGATAAAACCAAACTGGATTTCTGGGAAGCTAAAGGAAAAGGCCCCCGACCACTGTTGGTTTACATTCATGGTGGCGGCTGGATTGGCGGCGACAAAGGACGGGTTTCCAGCAACATCCAGGCTTATCTCGATAAAGGCATTTCTTATGCGTCGATCAACTACCGTTTGACAGGCGAAGCATCACTGCCGGTTCCCGTGCATGACGCAGCCCGCGCGATTCAGTTCATCCGTTCCAAGGCCAAAGAATGGAATATCGATAAAAAGAAAATCGCTTTGACCGGAGGCAGTGCAGGGGCCTGTACTTCAATGTGGCTCTTATGCCATGATGATCTGGCCGATCCCAAATCTAAAGATCCCGTCGCCCGGGAATCGACGCGTGTCATCGCTGCTGCCGTTGGGGGAGGTCAGACCTCGATCGACCCTAAAGTCATCGAACCCTGGCTCGGCCCGAACGTGCTCAAACATAACATGATCCATAAAGCAGTCGGCGGCAAAAGCATGCAGGACGTGATGGACAACTATGAAAAACACGAAGCACTCTACAAAGAGTTCTCTCCCTACAACCACCTGACCGCCGACGATCCGCCACTCTTAATGACTTACGGCAATAACATGAAACTTCCTTCTGAAAACGCCAGTCACGGAATCCATCACCCCGTGTACGGCGTCAAAATGAAAGAGAAAGCCGACAAAGTCGGAACGGAATGTCATCTGCTGATTCCCGGAGTTTCCAAATCAAAACAATACTCCAACTCCAACGAATTCTTGATGGACAAGCTGTTAGGCAAAGATTCCTGA
- a CDS encoding prolyl oligopeptidase family serine peptidase gives MKKLISCGILSLFLTVSLSFVWSGEKADSAPSETQKKLWKQIAPFFEPPDEFKQDLGNYKTPLKFYDGRPVKTVSDWQARRQEILKTWHAMMGEWPPVNEHPQVEYLKQEHRDNFTQYTVRFDIAPGHPNTGYLLIPDGAKPDHNTPAVLVVYYEPETGVGLKGKDRDFALALAKRGLVTFSVGHDYSLYYPNREKAEIQPLSALAYGAANAFHVLANRKEVDPERIGIVGHSYGGKWAMFASCLYDKFACAAWSDGGIVFDESRPSVNYWEPWYLGYAGPDFRKRGLPTNENPRTGLYKQLVKEGYDLHELHALMAPRPFLVSGGAEDRPKQWRALNHSVAVNHFLGYENRVAMTNREKHSPNPESNEQMYRFFEYWLKSNVLKQSSTP, from the coding sequence ATGAAAAAACTGATTTCCTGCGGAATATTAAGTCTATTTCTCACGGTATCTCTGTCCTTTGTCTGGTCTGGTGAAAAGGCAGACAGTGCTCCATCGGAAACACAAAAAAAACTTTGGAAGCAGATTGCACCGTTTTTTGAGCCGCCGGATGAATTTAAGCAAGATCTGGGAAACTATAAAACGCCGTTGAAGTTCTATGATGGTCGCCCGGTCAAAACAGTCAGCGACTGGCAGGCCCGGCGTCAGGAAATTCTGAAAACCTGGCATGCGATGATGGGTGAGTGGCCTCCCGTGAATGAACATCCCCAAGTGGAGTATCTGAAGCAGGAACACCGGGATAATTTCACGCAGTACACGGTGCGATTTGACATTGCGCCGGGTCATCCGAATACCGGTTATCTGTTGATTCCCGATGGTGCTAAGCCCGATCATAACACGCCCGCTGTGCTCGTGGTCTATTATGAACCAGAGACCGGCGTGGGCTTGAAAGGCAAGGATCGCGATTTCGCGCTGGCGTTAGCGAAACGTGGTTTAGTCACTTTTTCGGTTGGACACGATTACTCTCTCTACTATCCCAATCGGGAGAAAGCGGAGATTCAGCCTTTGTCTGCGCTGGCTTACGGGGCCGCGAATGCGTTTCATGTGCTAGCGAATCGAAAAGAGGTTGACCCGGAACGTATTGGAATCGTCGGGCATTCGTATGGGGGCAAATGGGCGATGTTTGCTTCCTGCCTGTATGATAAATTTGCTTGTGCCGCCTGGTCGGATGGCGGGATTGTGTTCGATGAAAGCAGGCCGAGTGTGAATTACTGGGAACCCTGGTACCTGGGTTATGCCGGCCCTGATTTTCGTAAGCGGGGGCTGCCGACGAACGAGAATCCGCGCACCGGATTGTATAAGCAACTTGTGAAAGAGGGCTACGATCTGCATGAGCTGCACGCATTGATGGCCCCCCGCCCGTTTCTGGTTTCCGGCGGAGCAGAAGATCGTCCAAAGCAGTGGCGGGCACTGAATCATAGTGTCGCCGTGAATCACTTTCTGGGTTATGAAAATCGGGTGGCGATGACCAATCGAGAAAAGCACTCGCCCAATCCGGAATCAAACGAGCAGATGTATCGATTCTTTGAGTACTGGTTGAAGTCCAACGTACTCAAGCAATCATCAACGCCTTAA
- a CDS encoding DUF1559 domain-containing protein, which yields MLKQPHSRGRRGFTLIELLVVIAIIAILIALLLPAVQQAREAARRSTCKNNLKQIGIALHNYHDTHSSFPPGSIGWSFTATSTVNPQLNSMGPLVMILPFMDLAPLYNKFDFSLSYANPANVSLAANVVPTYLCPSYAGETVHSEHGYRGWNSNTKKAITNYLGVAGYATSGAQVGIRNGSSLPAGQRGIFWPNSNTRMRDITDGTTNTFIYGEYRPSIMSDVGWGSGGSCYDNRCSPWVRGITLEGSGAVKVMRYGPNQVFPKTAYTNDWTVVPFSSQHVGGVHMLNADGSVVFVSENIDINVWRYRGSVADGQVIGD from the coding sequence ATGTTGAAGCAGCCTCACTCCCGAGGTCGACGTGGTTTTACGCTCATTGAATTACTCGTTGTGATTGCCATCATTGCGATTCTCATTGCACTGTTATTACCTGCCGTGCAACAGGCACGCGAGGCAGCACGTCGGTCGACCTGTAAGAATAATTTGAAGCAGATCGGTATCGCTTTACATAATTATCACGATACTCATTCCAGCTTTCCTCCTGGCAGTATTGGTTGGTCATTTACAGCCACCTCTACTGTTAATCCCCAGTTAAACAGTATGGGACCGTTGGTGATGATTCTGCCATTTATGGATCTGGCGCCCCTGTATAACAAATTTGATTTCAGTCTCAGTTATGCGAACCCTGCGAACGTATCATTAGCGGCGAATGTCGTGCCGACTTATCTTTGCCCGTCGTATGCAGGGGAAACGGTTCATTCAGAGCATGGCTATCGAGGTTGGAACAGCAACACTAAGAAGGCGATTACCAATTACCTGGGAGTCGCCGGTTATGCAACATCGGGAGCTCAGGTCGGAATTAGAAACGGTAGCAGCCTGCCTGCGGGCCAAAGGGGGATTTTCTGGCCGAACAGCAACACACGCATGCGTGATATTACAGATGGTACCACGAACACATTTATCTATGGTGAGTATCGTCCCTCTATTATGTCAGACGTGGGTTGGGGATCGGGTGGTTCCTGCTATGATAACCGCTGCAGTCCCTGGGTACGTGGCATTACACTCGAAGGAAGTGGTGCGGTCAAAGTGATGCGTTATGGTCCGAATCAGGTCTTCCCGAAGACGGCGTACACGAACGACTGGACCGTGGTGCCCTTCAGTTCTCAACACGTCGGAGGCGTTCATATGTTGAACGCAGACGGTAGCGTGGTGTTTGTGAGTGAGAACATTGATATCAACGTCTGGCGGTATCGTGGTAGTGTCGCTGATGGTCAGGTGATTGGAGACTGA
- a CDS encoding carboxypeptidase-like regulatory domain-containing protein — translation MAARILCIIGLLFLSACDSETQRDELKVFTTWGTVKIKGKAVPGVSVVFFPEGTTKGQGGRGTTDESGKFMLKYQDGRDGVPPGNYSVLFEHFTMPDGSKVPESEFPADVGAINQLPHKYSEFGSSPFKATVPEGGTADLEFDLK, via the coding sequence ATGGCTGCCAGAATTTTATGTATCATTGGTCTGCTGTTCCTGAGTGCCTGTGACTCAGAAACACAACGTGACGAATTGAAAGTATTCACCACTTGGGGAACAGTAAAAATTAAAGGGAAAGCAGTCCCCGGTGTTTCGGTGGTCTTTTTTCCTGAAGGAACGACAAAAGGTCAAGGTGGTCGAGGTACTACCGATGAATCTGGAAAGTTCATGCTGAAGTATCAGGATGGAAGAGACGGCGTGCCTCCGGGAAACTATAGTGTTCTGTTCGAGCACTTCACAATGCCCGATGGTTCCAAAGTCCCCGAAAGTGAATTTCCAGCCGATGTCGGCGCAATTAATCAGTTGCCGCACAAATACAGCGAATTTGGTTCATCCCCGTTTAAAGCAACAGTCCCCGAGGGAGGAACTGCGGATCTGGAATTCGACCTGAAATAA